Proteins encoded within one genomic window of Phototrophicus methaneseepsis:
- a CDS encoding CopG family transcriptional regulator: protein MSDGIKRGYSVTVRLSPDERAALEALAERFNLDKSATLRRALQVTSHELTKPLPAKGLFAPVPETDLAFEIHICDSHSCWDLQGG, encoded by the coding sequence GTGAGCGATGGCATCAAACGCGGTTACAGTGTTACAGTCAGGCTCTCGCCAGACGAACGCGCTGCGCTCGAAGCGCTGGCTGAGCGCTTCAACCTGGATAAATCGGCCACCCTCCGGCGAGCCCTTCAGGTGACATCACATGAGCTTACAAAACCACTGCCAGCCAAGGGGCTGTTTGCGCCTGTTCCTGAGACCGATCTCGCTTTTGAGATTCATATTTGCGACAGTCACTCGTGTTGGGATCTTCAAGGTGGATGA
- the tnpA gene encoding IS200/IS605 family transposase translates to MSKSLAHTKWMCKYHIVFTPKYRRKVIYNQYKASIVEILKDLCKWKGVEIIEGNARIDHIHLLVSIPPKYSVSVIMGYLKGKSATMIFDRHANLKYKFGNRHFWARGYYVSTVGLNEATIAKYVREQEKHDQMMDRISTKEHDDPFRG, encoded by the coding sequence ATGAGCAAAAGTCTAGCACACACGAAATGGATGTGTAAGTATCACATCGTGTTCACGCCCAAGTACCGACGGAAAGTAATCTACAACCAGTACAAAGCCAGTATTGTGGAGATATTGAAGGATTTGTGCAAGTGGAAAGGCGTGGAGATCATAGAGGGAAACGCCCGAATCGATCACATCCATCTGTTAGTATCGATCCCACCCAAATATAGCGTGTCGGTTATCATGGGCTATCTGAAAGGCAAGAGTGCCACGATGATCTTTGACCGCCATGCGAATCTAAAATACAAGTTCGGGAATCGGCATTTCTGGGCGCGAGGCTACTACGTAAGCACAGTAGGACTGAATGAAGCGACGATCGCAAAGTACGTGCGTGAGCAAGAGAAACACGATCAAATGATGGATCGGATCAGCACAAAAGAGCATGACGACCCCTTTAGGGGTTAG
- a CDS encoding HU family DNA-binding protein: protein MTLNKNKMVREIGRRTRLKNRDVHTMLEALIGVWTEELAAGGKIELENFIVLETQIIDRGERPGTIANGEAPRYIRKVALRCSKALKARLKISGTL, encoded by the coding sequence ATGACATTGAATAAAAACAAGATGGTACGCGAGATCGGGCGACGCACACGGTTGAAGAACCGTGATGTGCATACTATGCTAGAAGCACTTATTGGCGTATGGACAGAAGAGCTTGCTGCGGGCGGAAAGATTGAATTGGAAAACTTCATTGTTCTAGAAACACAAATTATTGATAGGGGAGAACGACCCGGAACCATAGCTAATGGCGAAGCTCCGCGTTACATCCGAAAGGTGGCTCTCCGATGCAGCAAAGCATTAAAGGCACGTCTAAAAATATCTGGCACATTATAA
- a CDS encoding type IV secretory system conjugative DNA transfer family protein — translation MCDNTSVSDFDAELIVEQPTVVVLTCPGRMRAVYASYLGATLRKVMLDLDTIGERNRGPLPMPVGVILDEFPTLGKLDSLVADVNLVRKRRISILIGAQTKGQFHLIYGNEGTQALFTGLATQVIYGGCDADTAEFYSKASGTATQEGSADDKYSRSRPLLTVDEVITPQAGNCTIFARYVEAGFATQVVLNARLTRFYEREDWKRRLKTGETVEPLLLERGISLDLPALPPAPAEEVKRDKLREAYQLAMDKAGEKAVNTHFTRMDEMRSRHEQRKHKTEAAL, via the coding sequence GTGTGTGATAACACTTCGGTCTCCGACTTTGACGCCGAACTCATCGTTGAACAACCGACTGTCGTTGTGTTGACGTGTCCCGGAAGAATGCGAGCCGTCTATGCCTCCTACTTAGGTGCGACGCTGCGTAAGGTCATGCTCGACTTGGACACCATCGGTGAGCGTAATCGCGGACCGCTGCCCATGCCCGTTGGCGTGATCCTGGACGAGTTTCCCACCCTCGGAAAGCTAGACTCGCTCGTGGCCGACGTGAACCTGGTACGTAAACGCCGTATCTCCATCCTAATCGGCGCCCAGACGAAAGGGCAGTTTCACTTGATTTACGGCAATGAAGGTACACAGGCATTATTCACGGGGCTGGCGACGCAGGTGATTTATGGGGGCTGCGATGCGGACACGGCAGAGTTTTACAGCAAAGCCAGCGGTACGGCGACACAGGAAGGCTCTGCTGACGACAAGTACAGCCGATCGCGACCACTGCTGACCGTCGATGAGGTCATCACACCGCAGGCCGGCAACTGCACCATCTTCGCCCGTTACGTTGAAGCGGGGTTCGCCACGCAGGTCGTGCTGAACGCCCGTCTGACTCGCTTCTACGAACGCGAGGACTGGAAGCGTCGTTTGAAAACGGGTGAAACGGTCGAGCCGCTGCTGCTGGAACGTGGTATCTCGCTTGATTTACCCGCGCTGCCGCCTGCCCCGGCAGAAGAAGTCAAACGCGATAAACTGAGAGAGGCGTATCAGTTGGCGATGGACAAAGCCGGAGAAAAAGCGGTTAACACGCACTTTACCCGCATGGATGAGATGCGCAGCAGGCACGAACAACGCAAACATAAGACGGAGGCAGCACTATGA
- a CDS encoding type IV secretion system DNA-binding domain-containing protein: MYIQQIMIYGKHTRQLEENNLIYWLFTDGRELLRGVVVPLSCLTPLLPLIVSALFGAGIQRTNDLQGLTGWKRRLKLLTHGIVLLGITTIYLSLTGDLAIETVRGRQSTNAFIRALTGGSDNINHMRLFGFGVMMVFIWVVVSIALHSGLKNGGWLRERVDRLRTPQVRRGALGSSHFCEYKRFRREDPEGLTLLGAFWGESKRRLDLGTGRFCLGGEDIARGILMLGGPGSGKTQGIILPAIADRMLAGHSLVVADPQGEITGHILRYAAVTRHLVVVHDPTSTIGPRYNLAQGIHNVSDARAIADVLVPVAQGDNKFWSDSAAALLAACLIRFPNLGEIYNAMNDLKALASKLTEKKDDAALLANSFIASVRSDGKVASNVVATLARH; this comes from the coding sequence ATGTATATCCAGCAGATCATGATATATGGGAAGCATACAAGGCAGCTGGAGGAAAATAACCTGATCTATTGGCTTTTCACAGACGGGCGCGAGCTATTACGTGGTGTAGTGGTTCCGTTGTCATGTCTCACCCCTCTTCTACCCTTGATCGTCAGTGCCCTGTTTGGTGCAGGTATCCAGCGGACAAATGATTTACAGGGTTTGACTGGCTGGAAACGTAGGCTGAAGCTGTTGACGCACGGTATCGTGTTGTTGGGCATCACGACAATCTACCTGTCACTGACCGGGGATCTCGCGATTGAGACGGTACGCGGAAGACAATCCACCAACGCCTTCATTCGGGCACTCACTGGCGGTTCAGACAATATCAACCACATGCGTCTGTTTGGCTTCGGGGTCATGATGGTTTTCATCTGGGTGGTGGTGTCCATCGCCCTGCACAGCGGTCTCAAAAATGGTGGTTGGTTGCGCGAGCGTGTGGATCGTCTACGAACGCCGCAGGTTCGACGTGGTGCTTTGGGGTCGTCACACTTCTGTGAGTACAAACGCTTCCGCCGTGAAGACCCCGAAGGTCTGACGCTGCTTGGCGCGTTCTGGGGCGAGAGCAAGCGGCGGCTCGATCTGGGCACCGGACGTTTCTGTTTAGGTGGCGAGGACATCGCACGCGGTATTCTCATGCTTGGCGGTCCCGGTTCCGGTAAGACACAGGGCATCATTTTGCCCGCCATCGCTGACCGGATGCTGGCGGGACACTCGCTGGTCGTAGCTGACCCGCAGGGCGAGATCACCGGACACATCCTGAGATACGCCGCCGTCACCCGCCATCTGGTCGTCGTGCATGACCCGACTTCGACCATTGGCCCACGCTATAACCTGGCGCAGGGAATCCACAATGTGTCGGATGCCCGTGCTATTGCCGATGTTCTGGTTCCTGTCGCTCAAGGGGATAATAAGTTCTGGTCGGATAGTGCTGCAGCACTGTTAGCTGCCTGCTTGATTCGTTTCCCGAATCTGGGCGAGATCTATAACGCCATGAACGATCTCAAAGCGCTGGCATCGAAACTTACGGAAAAGAAAGATGATGCAGCCCTGTTGGCAAACAGCTTTATCGCCTCAGTGAGATCGGATGGCAAAGTGGCCTCCAATGTAGTGGCAACCCTGGCAAGGCACTGA
- a CDS encoding DUF4279 domain-containing protein, with the protein MENQEASGNYWTITSFIIRGESVDPEVITAQLSVAPSRSLRKGEKPRESDRYKPSPFGLWSIEAETDNNATLIQQLQELLDVLEPKKLDIVQIAKQTNVWFQCAAFNGDGLDIPNAILLRIASLRADLTVNVYPADHDIWEAYKAAGGK; encoded by the coding sequence ATGGAAAACCAAGAAGCATCCGGCAATTACTGGACGATAACATCTTTTATTATTCGCGGAGAGTCTGTAGACCCAGAAGTGATTACAGCGCAACTTAGCGTTGCTCCAAGTCGTTCACTTAGAAAGGGAGAGAAACCGCGAGAATCAGACCGCTACAAACCGAGTCCATTTGGCTTATGGAGCATCGAAGCGGAAACTGACAATAACGCGACATTGATACAACAGTTACAGGAGTTATTGGATGTGTTAGAGCCCAAGAAACTTGACATCGTCCAGATTGCCAAGCAAACAAATGTGTGGTTTCAATGTGCCGCTTTCAATGGTGACGGTTTAGATATACCGAATGCAATTCTTCTACGAATCGCCTCACTCCGAGCTGATCTGACGGTCAATGTATATCCAGCAGATCATGATATATGGGAAGCATACAAGGCAGCTGGAGGAAAATAA
- a CDS encoding DEAD/DEAH box helicase has translation MDVFDLRTRLIGDYAQYASSFINISDERIVQTVEHSLSEGTFWPDPLIQLNPRFESGGTVSELVEAGWLHPECNHIFVRDKRSGGQTLRFHRHQREAIEIAHSGHNYILTTGTGSGKSLAYIVPIVDHVLRRGSGKGIQAIIVYPMNALANSQAGELEKFLVEGYPKDGAPVTFARYTGQEDETARQRIMTHPPDILLTNYVMLELIMTRPRERQLIEGAKGLRFLVLDELHTYRGRQGADVALLVRRVRNRLETDEQPLLFVGTSATLASEGSYTEQREQVAEVGSQIFGAPVYAEHVIGETLRRTTPPQLDRGALREAVARGDTLVAPDDYATYVAHPLSIWIEDTFGLQDKDGRLARQEPRSIQSAAESLSKATGVDATTCARVLQNWLLAGYRCQPDPDTGYAPFAFRLHQFISPGDTVYATIEPEAERYITLNGQRFVPGDRDKVLFPLCFCRECGQEYYTVRITTNEDGERRKVMPRDFSDRLPDDGSEAGYLYIGSHKPWPHELDDLLDRLPDDWLEDHKGGRRIRRHRREKLPRHVRVTPSGDEATSGQECVYIGSPFMFCLNCGVSYAARQSDFGKLATLSSEGRSSATTLLSLSAIRSLKTSDLPAHAQKLLSFTDNRQDASLQAGHFNDFIEVGLLRGAIYRAVQDAGDAGLTHEIVAEKVFEALRLPLELYAVDPGVRFQALQETQKALRQVLGYRIYRDLRRGWRIALPNLEQCGLLEIDYADLDAVCAAEDVWEDGHPALVTATPATRARIARTLLDYMRRELAIKVDYLDSHYQERIQQLSSQRLVEPWAIDEDERMEYASTLIPRSSGGDDGRGNYTYVSARGGFGIYLRRPGTLTEYHAKLSLEDTETIIRELLEGLRVAGLVEVTREAQSDDDVSGYQLVASAMRWYAGEGTRAFHDPIRVPNESEDGGRPNTFFVDFYRSVATSLVGLEAHEHTAQVPYEEREKREGLFRTGELPILYCSPTMELGVDIAELNVVNMRNVPPTPANYAQRSGRAGRSGQPALVFTYCSGGSPHDQYFFKRPSLMVAGAVAPPRLDLSNEDLLRAHIHAIWLAETGIDLRDTLKEILDMDGDPPSLTLLPEIRQQAESVTARQMARRRGAQILSTIPDLSDPDGLLDLTMQNVVQSFDGTCKRWRELYWSALKQVKVQETIRRDSTRQQSDKRQAERLRREALSQIDLLTEVNSMAQSDFYSYRYFATEGFLPGYSFPRLPLSAFIPARRANQRDNFLSRPRFLAISEFGPRAIIYHEGSRYLINQVIMPVTDDEEGPLTSQIKQCGNCGYIHPVKPGADYDLCQRCGSPLDSPLQSLLRLQNVVTRRRDRINADEEERLRLGYEIRTGVRFSERDGQMDVRTAIVSDGEIDIARLTYAQTATLWRINLGWTRRKNKHQHGFVLDIERGYWGRNEQNEDDPDDPMSERTRRVIPYVEDNRNCLLFEPMVTMELEEMASLQAALKRALEAQFQLEDNELAAEPLPDGNNRQMLLFYEAAEGGAGVLRRLVDEPHALSDVARRALEICHFDPDSCEDLRHAPRAREDCEAACYDCLLSYGNQREHPVLDRQIIRNTLLMLTHARISTSPARGSREVHLEQLLRLCESDLERSWLQHLYACGLHLPDAAQTYLDACGTRPDFIYERNGIYAAIYIDGSHHDYPRRGERDQQQTECLEDYGYRVIRFGYRDDWDTILRDNAHIFGGEA, from the coding sequence ATGGATGTTTTTGACTTACGAACCCGATTGATCGGGGATTACGCGCAATATGCCAGTAGTTTCATCAACATAAGTGATGAGCGCATTGTGCAGACTGTTGAGCACAGTCTGAGCGAAGGCACGTTCTGGCCCGATCCCCTGATCCAACTCAATCCACGATTCGAGAGTGGTGGCACGGTGAGCGAGCTGGTTGAAGCCGGTTGGCTGCACCCAGAATGCAACCATATCTTCGTGCGTGATAAACGCAGCGGCGGACAAACGCTTCGGTTCCATCGTCATCAACGCGAAGCCATCGAGATCGCCCACAGTGGTCACAATTACATTCTTACGACTGGCACCGGATCGGGTAAGAGCCTGGCGTATATCGTGCCCATCGTCGATCATGTGTTGCGGCGCGGCAGCGGCAAGGGCATCCAGGCGATCATCGTGTACCCGATGAACGCGCTGGCGAACAGCCAGGCGGGAGAGCTGGAAAAGTTTCTGGTCGAGGGCTACCCGAAGGACGGCGCACCCGTCACCTTCGCCCGCTACACCGGGCAGGAAGACGAAACTGCACGGCAGCGCATCATGACTCATCCACCGGACATCCTACTGACCAACTACGTCATGCTGGAACTCATTATGACGCGCCCACGCGAGCGGCAGTTGATCGAAGGCGCGAAGGGCTTGCGTTTCCTGGTCCTCGATGAACTGCACACCTATCGCGGTCGACAAGGGGCGGATGTCGCCCTACTGGTGCGCCGGGTGCGGAACCGGCTCGAAACAGACGAGCAGCCCTTGCTCTTCGTCGGCACATCGGCGACGCTGGCGAGTGAAGGCAGCTATACCGAGCAGCGTGAACAGGTGGCAGAGGTCGGCTCGCAGATTTTCGGTGCGCCTGTGTATGCCGAACATGTCATCGGGGAGACACTGCGTCGCACGACACCCCCTCAACTGGATCGAGGGGCGCTGCGTGAGGCCGTTGCCCGAGGAGACACCCTGGTTGCACCGGACGATTATGCGACCTATGTGGCTCACCCCCTGTCGATCTGGATCGAAGACACTTTCGGCTTGCAGGACAAAGATGGCCGCCTCGCCCGCCAGGAACCGCGTAGCATCCAGTCGGCTGCTGAATCACTCAGCAAAGCAACTGGCGTCGACGCAACGACCTGTGCGCGTGTTTTGCAGAACTGGCTGCTGGCAGGGTATCGCTGCCAACCCGATCCCGACACAGGCTACGCACCATTCGCCTTTCGACTGCATCAATTCATCAGTCCTGGCGACACGGTCTACGCGACCATTGAACCCGAAGCCGAGCGCTACATCACTCTGAACGGACAGCGCTTCGTCCCTGGCGACCGGGATAAGGTCTTGTTTCCCCTGTGCTTTTGCCGTGAGTGTGGGCAGGAATACTACACCGTGCGTATCACGACCAACGAGGATGGTGAACGGCGCAAGGTGATGCCGCGTGACTTCAGCGATCGCCTGCCTGACGATGGCAGTGAGGCGGGCTATCTTTACATCGGCAGCCACAAGCCCTGGCCGCATGAATTGGACGATCTACTCGACCGCCTGCCCGACGATTGGCTTGAGGATCACAAGGGCGGTCGTCGCATTCGTCGTCATCGTCGCGAGAAACTTCCACGTCATGTGCGAGTCACTCCATCAGGGGATGAAGCGACCAGTGGACAGGAATGCGTGTACATTGGATCACCATTTATGTTCTGCCTCAACTGCGGCGTATCGTATGCAGCACGCCAGAGCGATTTCGGCAAGCTGGCGACGCTCAGTTCCGAGGGGCGCAGCAGCGCCACCACATTACTCAGTCTGTCTGCGATTCGTTCACTGAAAACGTCGGATTTACCTGCTCACGCGCAGAAGCTGCTCAGTTTCACGGACAACCGGCAGGATGCCTCGCTGCAAGCCGGACACTTCAACGACTTCATCGAGGTTGGCCTGCTTCGCGGAGCGATCTATCGGGCTGTACAGGATGCGGGAGATGCTGGGCTGACCCATGAAATCGTCGCCGAGAAGGTGTTTGAAGCACTGAGATTACCGTTGGAACTGTATGCCGTTGATCCGGGGGTGCGTTTTCAGGCGCTGCAGGAGACCCAGAAGGCCCTGCGGCAGGTGCTGGGGTATCGCATCTACCGTGACCTGCGTCGTGGCTGGCGTATCGCGCTGCCCAATCTGGAACAGTGTGGCCTGCTGGAGATCGATTATGCCGATCTGGATGCCGTCTGTGCTGCCGAGGATGTCTGGGAAGATGGTCATCCAGCCCTGGTGACGGCGACACCCGCGACACGTGCCAGGATCGCTCGAACGCTGCTGGATTACATGCGGCGCGAACTGGCTATCAAAGTCGATTATCTGGACAGTCATTATCAGGAGCGCATCCAGCAGTTGAGCAGCCAGCGACTGGTGGAGCCCTGGGCTATCGATGAAGATGAACGCATGGAGTATGCCTCGACCTTGATCCCTCGTTCGTCTGGTGGCGATGATGGACGCGGCAACTACACCTATGTTTCGGCACGCGGTGGATTTGGTATCTACCTGCGGCGCCCGGGGACGCTGACCGAATACCACGCGAAATTGAGTCTGGAAGACACCGAGACGATCATCCGCGAGCTGCTCGAAGGGTTGCGTGTAGCGGGATTGGTCGAAGTCACGCGTGAAGCGCAGTCCGACGACGATGTGTCGGGTTATCAACTGGTCGCCTCGGCCATGCGCTGGTACGCTGGTGAGGGCACACGTGCCTTCCACGATCCCATTCGTGTACCGAACGAGTCGGAGGACGGCGGGCGACCGAATACATTCTTCGTCGATTTCTATCGCAGTGTCGCCACTTCATTGGTCGGGTTGGAAGCCCACGAACATACTGCGCAGGTGCCTTATGAAGAGCGTGAGAAACGGGAGGGGTTGTTCCGTACGGGCGAACTACCGATCCTCTACTGCTCTCCGACAATGGAACTCGGTGTCGATATTGCCGAACTGAATGTGGTGAACATGCGTAATGTGCCGCCGACTCCGGCCAACTATGCCCAGCGCAGCGGACGTGCTGGGCGCAGTGGTCAACCTGCCCTAGTCTTCACCTATTGTTCGGGCGGCAGTCCTCATGATCAGTATTTCTTCAAACGCCCATCGTTGATGGTCGCTGGCGCTGTCGCGCCACCCCGTCTGGACCTGAGCAATGAAGACCTGCTCCGTGCCCATATCCACGCTATCTGGTTGGCGGAAACAGGTATCGATCTGCGCGATACGCTCAAGGAAATCCTCGACATGGACGGGGATCCGCCATCGCTCACGCTGCTGCCAGAGATCCGACAGCAGGCAGAGTCCGTCACAGCACGCCAAATGGCGCGGCGACGTGGGGCACAGATACTCAGTACGATCCCCGATCTGAGTGATCCGGATGGTCTACTCGATTTGACAATGCAGAACGTCGTCCAGAGTTTCGACGGTACGTGCAAGCGCTGGCGTGAGTTGTACTGGTCAGCACTGAAACAGGTGAAGGTGCAGGAAACGATCCGCCGTGACTCGACCCGCCAGCAGTCCGACAAACGTCAGGCTGAGCGCCTGCGGCGGGAAGCCCTGTCACAGATCGACCTGCTGACAGAAGTCAATAGTATGGCTCAGTCGGACTTCTACAGTTACCGTTATTTTGCGACCGAGGGTTTCCTGCCGGGTTACAGTTTCCCCCGGCTACCGCTCTCGGCCTTTATCCCGGCACGACGCGCCAATCAGCGCGACAATTTTCTATCGCGCCCGCGCTTCCTGGCAATTTCTGAGTTCGGCCCCCGTGCCATCATCTATCACGAAGGTTCACGCTATCTCATCAATCAGGTCATCATGCCTGTGACAGATGATGAGGAGGGGCCGCTCACATCCCAGATCAAGCAGTGTGGCAACTGCGGCTATATCCACCCGGTCAAACCCGGGGCGGATTATGATCTGTGTCAGCGCTGTGGTAGTCCACTCGATTCTCCGCTGCAATCGCTGTTACGGCTGCAAAATGTCGTTACCCGACGGCGCGACCGCATCAACGCTGATGAAGAAGAGCGGCTGCGTCTGGGCTACGAAATCCGCACCGGCGTGCGCTTCAGTGAACGGGATGGTCAGATGGATGTACGCACGGCGATCGTCTCCGATGGCGAAATAGACATCGCACGTTTGACCTATGCCCAGACTGCGACCCTGTGGCGCATCAATCTGGGCTGGACACGACGCAAAAACAAGCACCAGCACGGGTTTGTTCTGGACATCGAACGGGGTTATTGGGGACGCAACGAGCAGAACGAAGACGACCCGGACGATCCGATGTCGGAGCGGACACGGCGCGTGATCCCGTATGTCGAGGACAATCGTAATTGTCTGCTGTTCGAACCGATGGTGACGATGGAATTGGAGGAGATGGCCTCATTGCAGGCGGCCCTCAAACGCGCTCTCGAAGCGCAGTTCCAGCTCGAAGACAACGAACTGGCGGCAGAACCGCTGCCGGATGGTAATAACCGCCAGATGCTGCTGTTCTACGAAGCAGCGGAAGGCGGTGCCGGTGTCCTGCGACGGCTCGTCGATGAGCCGCACGCCCTCAGTGATGTGGCGCGTCGGGCGCTGGAGATATGCCACTTCGATCCCGACAGCTGCGAGGATTTGCGCCATGCACCTCGTGCTCGAGAAGACTGCGAAGCCGCTTGCTACGACTGTCTGTTGAGTTATGGCAACCAGCGCGAACATCCGGTTCTGGACCGCCAGATCATCCGCAATACACTGTTGATGCTTACCCATGCCCGAATCAGCACCAGCCCGGCCAGAGGATCGCGTGAGGTTCACCTCGAACAATTGTTACGGCTGTGTGAGTCCGATCTGGAACGGTCATGGTTGCAGCATCTCTATGCCTGTGGTCTGCATCTACCAGACGCCGCACAAACCTATCTGGACGCCTGCGGTACACGCCCGGATTTCATCTATGAGCGCAATGGCATTTATGCGGCGATTTACATCGACGGTTCGCATCACGATTATCCGAGGCGGGGTGAGCGTGACCAGCAGCAGACAGAATGCCTGGAGGACTATGGCTATCGAGTCATCCGCTTCGGTTATCGCGATGATTGGGACACAATTCTGCGTGACAACGCACACATCTTTGGAGGTGAAGCATGA